One window from the genome of Labeo rohita strain BAU-BD-2019 chromosome 10, IGBB_LRoh.1.0, whole genome shotgun sequence encodes:
- the xpo7 gene encoding exportin-7 isoform X1 gives MADHVQSLAQLEILCKQLYETTDTTTRLQAEKALVEFTNSPDCLSKCQLLLESGSSSYSQLLAATCLSKLVSRTSNPLPLEQRIDIRNYVLNYLATRPKLAAFVTQALIQLYARITKLGWFDCQKEDYVFRNVIVDVTRFLQDSVEHCIIGVTILSQLTNEINQADSTHPLTKHRKIASSFRDSSLFDIFTLSCNLLKQASGKNLNLNDESQHGLLMQLLKLAHNCLNFDFIGTSTDESSDDLCTVQIPTSWRSAFLDSSTLQLFFDLYHSIPPSLSPLVLSCLVQIASVRRSLFNNAERAKFLSHLVDGVKRILENPQSLSDPNNYHEFCRLLARLKSNYQLGELVKVENYPEVIRLIANFTVTSLQHWEFAPNSVHYLLSLWQRLAASVPYVKATEPHMLETYTPEVTKAYITSRLESVHIILRDGLEDPLDDAGLVQQQLDQLSTIGRCEYEKTCALLVQLFDQSAQSYQELLQSTNSSTMDIAVQEGRLTWLVYIIGAVIGGRVSFASTDEQDAMDGELVCRVLQLMNLTDSRLAQAGNEKLELAMLSFFEQFRKIYIGDQVQKSSKLYRRLSEVLGLNDETMVLSVFIGKIITNLKYWGQCEPITSKTLQLLNDLSIGYSSVRKLVKLSAVQFMLNNHTSEHFSFLGVNNQANLSDMRCRTTFYTALGRLLMVDLGEDEDQFEQFMLPLTAAFEAIAQMFSTNTFNEQEAKRTLVGLVRDLRGIAFAFNAKTSFMMLFDWIYPSYMPILQRAIELWYHVPACTTPVLKLMAELVHNRSQRLQFDVSSPNGILLFRETSKMITTYGNRILTLGEVPKDQVYALKLKGISICFSMLKAVLSGNYVNFGVFRLYGDDALDNALQTFIKLLLSIPHSDLLDYPKLSQSYYSLLEVLTQDHMNFIASLEPHVVMYILSSISEGLTALDTMVCTGCCSSLDHIVTYLFKQLSRSTKKRAAPMAQESDRFLHIMQQHPEMIQQMLSTVLNIIIFEDCRNQWSMSRPLLGLILLNEKYFADLRNSIVNSQPPEKQQAMHLCFENLMEGIERNLLTKNRDRFTQNLSVFRREVNDSMKNSTYGVNSNDMMS, from the exons ATGGCGGATCATGTGcag AGCCTAGCCCAGCTAGAGATCCTGTGCAAGCAGCTATATGAGACCACAGACACCACCACACGCTTACAGGCCGAGAAAGCTCTGGTGGAGTTCACCAACAGTCCCGACTGCCTGAGTAAATGCCAGTTGTTGCTGGAAAGCGGAAGT TCCTCGTACTCGCAGTTGTTGGCTGCAACGTGTCTCTCCAAATTGGTTTCTCGTACAAGCAACCCCCTTCCCCTGGAGCAGCGCATTGACATTC GAAATTATGTTCTCAATTATCTGGCGACCCGGCCAAAGCTTGCTGCCTTCGTGACACAAGCCCTGATCCAGCTCTATGCCAGAATCACCAAGCTTGGCTGGTTCGACTGCCAAAAGGAAGATTACGTCTTCAGGAATGTCATTGTCGATGTGACAAGATTCCTGCAG gatAGTGTTGAACACTGCATTATAGGAGTCACAATTCTTTCCCAGTTAACCAATGAGATTAACCAA GCAGACTCAACACATCCACTAACGAAACATAGGAAAATTGCGTCATCATTTCGAGATTCCTCTTTGTTTGACATCTTCACCCTTTCCTGCAACCTCCTCAAGCAG GCATCTGGGAAGAACTTGAATCTAAATGATGAGAGCCAGCATGGGCTACTCATGCAGCTACTCAAACTGGCCCACAATTGCCTCAACTTCGATTTCATCGGCACATCCACCGATGAATCCTCAGATGATCTGTGCACCGTCCAGATCCCCACCAGCTGGAGATCAG CCTTTTTGGATTCCTCAACCTTGCAGCTGTTTTTTGATTTGTATCATTCCATCCCTCCCTCGCTCTCTCCCTTG GTTTTGTCGTGTCTAGTCCAAATAGCATCTGTTCGGAGGTCTCTCTTTAACAATGCAGAGAGAGCGAAGTTCCTCTCCCATTTAGTAGATGGTGTGAAGAGAATATTGGAGAATCCTCAA AGTTTGTCGGACCCAAACAACTACCATGAGTTCTGCCGACTGCTGGCTCGACTCAAGAGTAACTATCAACTGGGAGAACTGGTTAAAGTAGAAAACTACCCTGAGGTCATAAGACTGATCGCCAACTTCACCGTAACTAGTCTGCAG CACTGGGAGTTTGCCCCCAACAGCGTTCACTATCTGCTGAGCCTGTGGCAGCGACTAGCGGCATCTGTCCCTTATGTGAAGGCTACGGAGCCCCACATGCTGGAGACCTACACCCCTGAGGTGACCAAGGCCTACATCACGTCCCGGCTCGAGTCCGTGCACATCATTCTGAG GGATGGTCTTGAAGACCCCTTGGACGATGCTGGCTTGGTGCAACAGCAGCTGGACCAGCTGTCTACTATCGGACGGTGTGAGTATGAGAAAACTTGCGCCCTGCTGGTCCAGCTTTTCGATCAGTCGGCCCAGTCGTACCAGGAGCTGCTGCAGTCCACCAACTCCAGCACAATGGACATAGCAGTGCAGGAGG GTCGCTTGACGTGGTTAGTGTACATCATTGGCGCAGTCATTGGAGGAAGAGTATCCTTCGCCAGCACAGATGAGCAGGATGCCATGGATGGGGAGCTTGTCTGTCG AGTTTTACAGTTAATGAACCTCACAGACTCACGGCTGGCTCAAGCAGGAAATGAGAAGCTCGAGTTAGCCATGCTCAGTTTCTTTGAGCAGTTTCGCAAAATCTACATCGGTGACCAGGTGCAAAAATCATCAAAG TTGTATCGAAGACTATCAGAAGTTCTTGGCTTGAATGATGAGACCATGGTACTCAGTGTTTTCATTGGGAAAAT AATCACCAACTTGAAGTACTGGGGACAGTGTGAACCAATCACATCTAAGACACTACAGCTCCTCAATGACCTCTCCATTGG GTACAGCAGTGTTAGAAAACTTGTGAAACTCAGTGCTGTCCAGTTCATGCTAAACAACCACACA AGTGAGCACTTTTCTTTCCTGGGTGTGAACAATCAGGCCAACCTCAGTGATATGAGATGTCGGACCACCTTCTACACAGCCTTGGGGAGACTTCTTATGGTAGATTTGG GTGAGGATGAGGACCAGTTTGAACAGTTCATGCTTCCTCTCACTGCTGCGTTTGAGGCTATCGCTCAGATGTTTAGCACCAACACCTTCAATGAACAAGAAGCAAAA agGACGTTAGTAGGACTGGTGAGAGATCTGCGGGGAATTGCCTTTGCCTTTAATGCCAAGACCAGCTTTATGATGCTCTTTGATTGGAT TTACCCCTCTTACATGCCCATCTTACAAAGGGCAATAGAGCTCTGGTACCATGTACCTGCCTGCACCACACCGGTCCTCAAACTCATGGCCGAGCTCGTCCACAACAG GTCACAGAGATTGCAGTTTGATGTGTCGTCACCGAATGGAATCCTGCTGTTCAGGGAGACCAGCAAGATGATTACAACATACG GGAATCGGATCCTGACACTGGGTGAGGTGCCAAAAGATCAGGTGTACGCACTAAAACTAAAGGGAATCTCCATTTGTTTCTCCATGCTGAAGGCCGTATTAAGCGGCAACTACGTCAACTTCGGCGTCTTCCGTCTGTACGGCGATGACGCCTTGGACAACGCCCTGCAGACCTTTATTAAGCTGCTCTTGTCCATCCCTCACAGTGACCTGCTG GACTATCCAAAGCTTAGTCAGTCTTACTACTCTCTTCTGGAGGTGCTAACCCAAGACCATATGAACTTCATCGCCAGCCTGGAGCCTCATGTGGTCATGTACATCCTGTCCTCCATATCAGAGGGTCTCACAGCACTTG ACACAATGGTATGCACTGGTTGCTGCTCAAGCCTGGACCACATAGTTACTTATCTATTCAAGCAGCTATCACGCAGCACGAAGAAACGAGCGGCGCCCATGGCCCAGGAGAGCGACCGCTTCCTTCACATAATGCAGCAGCACCCTGAGATGATCCAGCAG ATGCTGTCCACAGTGTTgaatatcatcatttttgaaGATTGTAGGAATCAGTGGTCAATGTCACGGCCGCTGCTTGGCTTGATTCTACTCAATGAGAAG TATTTCGCCGATTTGAGGAACAGCATTGTGAACAGTCAACCACCAGAAAAGCAGCAAGCAATGCACTTATGCTTTGAAAATCTCATGGAGGGCATAGAGCGAAACTTGCTGACCAAAAACAGAGACAG
- the xpo7 gene encoding exportin-7 isoform X2: MADHVQSLAQLEILCKQLYETTDTTTRLQAEKALVEFTNSPDCLSKCQLLLESGSSSYSQLLAATCLSKLVSRTSNPLPLEQRIDIRNYVLNYLATRPKLAAFVTQALIQLYARITKLGWFDCQKEDYVFRNVIVDVTRFLQDSVEHCIIGVTILSQLTNEINQADSTHPLTKHRKIASSFRDSSLFDIFTLSCNLLKQASGKNLNLNDESQHGLLMQLLKLAHNCLNFDFIGTSTDESSDDLCTVQIPTSWRSAFLDSSTLQLFFDLYHSIPPSLSPLVLSCLVQIASVRRSLFNNAERAKFLSHLVDGVKRILENPQSLSDPNNYHEFCRLLARLKSNYQLGELVKVENYPEVIRLIANFTVTSLQHWEFAPNSVHYLLSLWQRLAASVPYVKATEPHMLETYTPEVTKAYITSRLESVHIILRDGLEDPLDDAGLVQQQLDQLSTIGRCEYEKTCALLVQLFDQSAQSYQELLQSTNSSTMDIAVQEGRLTWLVYIIGAVIGGRVSFASTDEQDAMDGELVCRVLQLMNLTDSRLAQAGNEKLELAMLSFFEQFRKIYIGDQVQKSSKLYRRLSEVLGLNDETMVLSVFIGKIITNLKYWGQCEPITSKTLQLLNDLSIGYSSVRKLVKLSAVQFMLNNHTSEHFSFLGVNNQANLSDMRCRTTFYTALGRLLMVDLGEDEDQFEQFMLPLTAAFEAIAQMFSTNTFNEQEAKRTLVGLVRDLRGIAFAFNAKTSFMMLFDWIYPSYMPILQRAIELWYHVPACTTPVLKLMAELVHNRSQRLQFDVSSPNGILLFRETSKMITTYGNRILTLGEVPKDQVYALKLKGISICFSMLKAVLSGNYVNFGVFRLYGDDALDNALQTFIKLLLSIPHSDLLDYPKLSQSYYSLLEVLTQDHMNFIASLEPHVVMYILSSISEGLTALDTMVCTGCCSSLDHIVTYLFKQLSRSTKKRAAPMAQESDRFLHIMQQHPEMIQQMLSTVLNIIIFEDCRNQWSMSRPLLGLILLNEKYFADLRNSIVNSQPPEKQQAMHLCFENLMEGIERNLLTKNRDRFTQNLSVFRREVNDSMKNSTYGICVTGRTKKGVL, translated from the exons ATGGCGGATCATGTGcag AGCCTAGCCCAGCTAGAGATCCTGTGCAAGCAGCTATATGAGACCACAGACACCACCACACGCTTACAGGCCGAGAAAGCTCTGGTGGAGTTCACCAACAGTCCCGACTGCCTGAGTAAATGCCAGTTGTTGCTGGAAAGCGGAAGT TCCTCGTACTCGCAGTTGTTGGCTGCAACGTGTCTCTCCAAATTGGTTTCTCGTACAAGCAACCCCCTTCCCCTGGAGCAGCGCATTGACATTC GAAATTATGTTCTCAATTATCTGGCGACCCGGCCAAAGCTTGCTGCCTTCGTGACACAAGCCCTGATCCAGCTCTATGCCAGAATCACCAAGCTTGGCTGGTTCGACTGCCAAAAGGAAGATTACGTCTTCAGGAATGTCATTGTCGATGTGACAAGATTCCTGCAG gatAGTGTTGAACACTGCATTATAGGAGTCACAATTCTTTCCCAGTTAACCAATGAGATTAACCAA GCAGACTCAACACATCCACTAACGAAACATAGGAAAATTGCGTCATCATTTCGAGATTCCTCTTTGTTTGACATCTTCACCCTTTCCTGCAACCTCCTCAAGCAG GCATCTGGGAAGAACTTGAATCTAAATGATGAGAGCCAGCATGGGCTACTCATGCAGCTACTCAAACTGGCCCACAATTGCCTCAACTTCGATTTCATCGGCACATCCACCGATGAATCCTCAGATGATCTGTGCACCGTCCAGATCCCCACCAGCTGGAGATCAG CCTTTTTGGATTCCTCAACCTTGCAGCTGTTTTTTGATTTGTATCATTCCATCCCTCCCTCGCTCTCTCCCTTG GTTTTGTCGTGTCTAGTCCAAATAGCATCTGTTCGGAGGTCTCTCTTTAACAATGCAGAGAGAGCGAAGTTCCTCTCCCATTTAGTAGATGGTGTGAAGAGAATATTGGAGAATCCTCAA AGTTTGTCGGACCCAAACAACTACCATGAGTTCTGCCGACTGCTGGCTCGACTCAAGAGTAACTATCAACTGGGAGAACTGGTTAAAGTAGAAAACTACCCTGAGGTCATAAGACTGATCGCCAACTTCACCGTAACTAGTCTGCAG CACTGGGAGTTTGCCCCCAACAGCGTTCACTATCTGCTGAGCCTGTGGCAGCGACTAGCGGCATCTGTCCCTTATGTGAAGGCTACGGAGCCCCACATGCTGGAGACCTACACCCCTGAGGTGACCAAGGCCTACATCACGTCCCGGCTCGAGTCCGTGCACATCATTCTGAG GGATGGTCTTGAAGACCCCTTGGACGATGCTGGCTTGGTGCAACAGCAGCTGGACCAGCTGTCTACTATCGGACGGTGTGAGTATGAGAAAACTTGCGCCCTGCTGGTCCAGCTTTTCGATCAGTCGGCCCAGTCGTACCAGGAGCTGCTGCAGTCCACCAACTCCAGCACAATGGACATAGCAGTGCAGGAGG GTCGCTTGACGTGGTTAGTGTACATCATTGGCGCAGTCATTGGAGGAAGAGTATCCTTCGCCAGCACAGATGAGCAGGATGCCATGGATGGGGAGCTTGTCTGTCG AGTTTTACAGTTAATGAACCTCACAGACTCACGGCTGGCTCAAGCAGGAAATGAGAAGCTCGAGTTAGCCATGCTCAGTTTCTTTGAGCAGTTTCGCAAAATCTACATCGGTGACCAGGTGCAAAAATCATCAAAG TTGTATCGAAGACTATCAGAAGTTCTTGGCTTGAATGATGAGACCATGGTACTCAGTGTTTTCATTGGGAAAAT AATCACCAACTTGAAGTACTGGGGACAGTGTGAACCAATCACATCTAAGACACTACAGCTCCTCAATGACCTCTCCATTGG GTACAGCAGTGTTAGAAAACTTGTGAAACTCAGTGCTGTCCAGTTCATGCTAAACAACCACACA AGTGAGCACTTTTCTTTCCTGGGTGTGAACAATCAGGCCAACCTCAGTGATATGAGATGTCGGACCACCTTCTACACAGCCTTGGGGAGACTTCTTATGGTAGATTTGG GTGAGGATGAGGACCAGTTTGAACAGTTCATGCTTCCTCTCACTGCTGCGTTTGAGGCTATCGCTCAGATGTTTAGCACCAACACCTTCAATGAACAAGAAGCAAAA agGACGTTAGTAGGACTGGTGAGAGATCTGCGGGGAATTGCCTTTGCCTTTAATGCCAAGACCAGCTTTATGATGCTCTTTGATTGGAT TTACCCCTCTTACATGCCCATCTTACAAAGGGCAATAGAGCTCTGGTACCATGTACCTGCCTGCACCACACCGGTCCTCAAACTCATGGCCGAGCTCGTCCACAACAG GTCACAGAGATTGCAGTTTGATGTGTCGTCACCGAATGGAATCCTGCTGTTCAGGGAGACCAGCAAGATGATTACAACATACG GGAATCGGATCCTGACACTGGGTGAGGTGCCAAAAGATCAGGTGTACGCACTAAAACTAAAGGGAATCTCCATTTGTTTCTCCATGCTGAAGGCCGTATTAAGCGGCAACTACGTCAACTTCGGCGTCTTCCGTCTGTACGGCGATGACGCCTTGGACAACGCCCTGCAGACCTTTATTAAGCTGCTCTTGTCCATCCCTCACAGTGACCTGCTG GACTATCCAAAGCTTAGTCAGTCTTACTACTCTCTTCTGGAGGTGCTAACCCAAGACCATATGAACTTCATCGCCAGCCTGGAGCCTCATGTGGTCATGTACATCCTGTCCTCCATATCAGAGGGTCTCACAGCACTTG ACACAATGGTATGCACTGGTTGCTGCTCAAGCCTGGACCACATAGTTACTTATCTATTCAAGCAGCTATCACGCAGCACGAAGAAACGAGCGGCGCCCATGGCCCAGGAGAGCGACCGCTTCCTTCACATAATGCAGCAGCACCCTGAGATGATCCAGCAG ATGCTGTCCACAGTGTTgaatatcatcatttttgaaGATTGTAGGAATCAGTGGTCAATGTCACGGCCGCTGCTTGGCTTGATTCTACTCAATGAGAAG TATTTCGCCGATTTGAGGAACAGCATTGTGAACAGTCAACCACCAGAAAAGCAGCAAGCAATGCACTTATGCTTTGAAAATCTCATGGAGGGCATAGAGCGAAACTTGCTGACCAAAAACAGAGACAG